A single Streptomyces mirabilis DNA region contains:
- a CDS encoding urea amidolyase associated protein UAAP2, whose amino-acid sequence MKTVVPARAAWSAVVRTGETLTVTDLHGNQAVDFLVYDAHDTTVRYSAPDTIHAQGNLFLTTGSVLMSNEHTPLMTVVADEVGRHDTVGGACSKESNTLRYGHHTWSQHACVDNFLAEGAKYGLGKRDLVSNINWYMNVPVEKDGTLGIVDGISAPGLTLTLRAECDVLVLVSNCPQINNPCNGFEPTAVEMTIEASGATG is encoded by the coding sequence ATGAAGACCGTGGTTCCGGCCCGGGCCGCCTGGTCCGCCGTCGTCCGCACCGGAGAGACGCTCACCGTCACCGACCTGCACGGCAACCAGGCCGTCGACTTCCTGGTGTACGACGCCCACGACACGACCGTCCGCTACAGCGCGCCCGACACGATCCACGCGCAGGGCAACCTCTTCCTCACCACCGGCAGCGTGCTGATGTCCAACGAGCACACCCCGCTGATGACCGTGGTCGCGGACGAGGTCGGCCGGCACGACACGGTCGGCGGCGCCTGCTCCAAGGAGTCGAACACCCTGCGGTACGGCCACCACACCTGGTCCCAGCACGCCTGCGTGGACAACTTCCTCGCCGAGGGCGCCAAGTACGGCCTCGGCAAGCGCGATCTCGTCTCGAACATCAATTGGTACATGAACGTGCCGGTCGAGAAGGACGGCACCCTCGGCATCGTCGACGGCATCTCAGCCCCGGGGCTCACGCTGACCCTGCGCGCCGAGTGCGACGTTCTCGTGCTGGTCTCCAACTGCCCCCAGATCAACAACCCCTGCAACGGCTTCGAGCCGACCGCGGTGGAAATGACCATCGAGGCGAGCGGGGCGACGGGATGA
- a CDS encoding urea amidolyase associated protein UAAP1, whose amino-acid sequence MATATTYGARAHARAQEGSRTEAMPVVPANAWPAPPCEAGHLVWAETVAVGNYTHRVLARGTELRLTDLRGDACAHLLLYAADRPWERLNVADTVKVQWNAYLGEGQLLLSDQGRVLASLVADTSGRHDTLCGTSTLVRNTQRYGDGTPQSASPAGRELFKLAAAKNGLEPRDLPPSLSFFQGVEVRDDGSLDFTGSAGPGGSVTLRAEQDVTVLIANVPHPTDPRTEYVSTPLEVLAWRAAATAPGDPLWEATPEGRRAFLNTAEFLAARGIA is encoded by the coding sequence ATGGCGACAGCGACCACTTACGGAGCCCGTGCCCACGCCCGGGCGCAAGAGGGCTCCCGCACGGAGGCCATGCCCGTCGTCCCGGCGAACGCCTGGCCCGCGCCCCCCTGCGAGGCGGGCCACCTGGTGTGGGCGGAGACGGTGGCGGTCGGCAACTACACGCACAGGGTGCTGGCCCGCGGCACGGAACTCAGGCTCACCGACCTCAGGGGCGACGCCTGCGCACACCTGCTCCTGTACGCCGCCGACCGCCCCTGGGAACGCCTGAACGTGGCGGACACGGTCAAGGTCCAGTGGAACGCCTACCTCGGCGAGGGGCAGCTGCTCCTCTCCGACCAGGGCCGCGTCCTCGCCTCCCTGGTCGCCGACACCTCCGGCCGCCACGACACGCTCTGCGGCACCTCCACCCTCGTACGCAACACCCAGCGCTACGGCGACGGAACCCCGCAGTCCGCCTCCCCCGCCGGTCGCGAACTCTTCAAGCTGGCCGCCGCCAAGAACGGCCTCGAACCCCGCGACCTGCCGCCTTCGCTCTCCTTCTTCCAGGGCGTGGAGGTCCGCGACGACGGCTCGCTGGACTTCACCGGTTCCGCGGGCCCCGGCGGCAGCGTGACGCTCCGCGCCGAGCAGGACGTGACCGTGCTGATCGCGAACGTGCCGCACCCCACCGACCCCCGTACGGAGTACGTCAGCACTCCGCTGGAGGTCCTCGCCTGGCGCGCGGCCGCGACCGCGCCGGGCGACCCGCTGTGGGAGGCCACGCCCGAGGGCCGCCGCGCCTTCCTGAACACCGCCGAGTTCCTTGCCGCGAGGGGGATCGCATGA
- a CDS encoding TetR/AcrR family transcriptional regulator encodes MGSGGGRRVGRPRAAQRPDSGLSPRDELLDAAAELFTTRGYAATTTRAVAERAGMRQASMYHYVSGKEELLAELLESTVTPSLAFARELLADDATPPESRLWELCRTDVELLCGGPHNLGGLYLLPEVRAERFAGFHAVRAELKDTYRQLLAATAAGGALVKSELDLRTDLLFGLIEGVILVHRSDPERPVSAFAEATADAALRIAGI; translated from the coding sequence ATGGGAAGTGGTGGTGGGCGACGGGTCGGGCGGCCTCGGGCCGCGCAGCGGCCGGACAGCGGGCTGTCGCCGCGGGACGAACTGCTCGACGCAGCCGCCGAGTTGTTCACGACGCGCGGGTACGCCGCCACGACCACCCGTGCCGTCGCCGAGCGGGCCGGTATGCGCCAGGCGTCGATGTACCACTACGTCTCCGGCAAGGAGGAGTTGCTCGCCGAGCTCCTGGAGTCGACCGTCACCCCCTCGCTCGCCTTCGCCCGGGAGCTCCTCGCCGACGACGCGACCCCGCCCGAGAGCCGGCTGTGGGAGCTGTGCCGCACCGACGTGGAGCTGCTCTGTGGGGGCCCGCACAACCTGGGCGGGCTGTATCTGCTGCCCGAGGTGCGCGCCGAGCGCTTCGCCGGCTTCCATGCCGTACGGGCCGAGTTGAAGGACACCTACCGGCAGTTGCTGGCCGCGACCGCGGCAGGTGGCGCGCTCGTCAAGAGTGAACTCGATCTGCGGACGGATCTGCTGTTCGGTCTCATCGAAGGGGTGATCCTCGTGCACCGGTCCGACCCCGAGCGGCCCGTGTCCGCCTTCGCCGAAGCAACCGCCGACGCGGCGCTGCGGATCGCCGGAATCTGA
- a CDS encoding sensor histidine kinase: MVSVQSPPGGRELPYARVLLPPAILMAAVTGAAVALVTGPARAAVGWCGGIATLLVIAVAAEAVRRGRVIRAVRAELARRTAYLEQRIAAHDQDIVRFHHEVLPAAIRRMNRGMNPGTVALRFGVDDPSLPQISEVERDLLGTFLQLLDTEKLLLDSSHRSFVNIARRVQAIVHQQNKELREMEEDHGRNPEVFDDLLRIDHGTALIGRLADSIAVLGGGRPGRNWPKPVPLFSVMRGAMSRILEYRRIELHSIAEVNVNGIHVEPVIHAVAELLDNATRYSPPNSKVHLTALKVQTGVAIEIEDSGVSFSDEARGKMEELLRQAAAGTDLQVLGEAPRLGISVVGRLSKMYDMAIALRQSAYGGVRAVVVVPSNMLTKDPAASLAHGIGANSTATMDTDGVEGPNRKPKKRRPTTGPRLPEQGDGSREDDAPLVTEWTPNGLPQRRSRVKTPLRERYAEAARIAAEEEAAAEAAAAAPSWGTVPAAPKKQEKEKEQEKPPGHWVEAFWEGLKRDPDPNAFTGKNQPASEADDEGDLK, translated from the coding sequence ATGGTGAGTGTTCAATCGCCTCCCGGTGGCCGTGAACTTCCCTACGCGCGCGTGCTGTTGCCGCCGGCCATACTGATGGCCGCGGTGACCGGGGCCGCCGTCGCCCTGGTGACGGGCCCGGCCCGGGCCGCCGTCGGCTGGTGCGGCGGCATCGCGACGCTGCTGGTGATCGCGGTCGCCGCCGAAGCCGTACGTCGTGGCCGCGTCATCCGTGCCGTGCGCGCCGAACTGGCCCGCCGTACCGCGTACCTGGAACAGCGCATCGCCGCCCACGACCAGGACATCGTGCGCTTCCACCACGAGGTCCTGCCCGCCGCGATCAGGCGCATGAACCGCGGCATGAACCCCGGCACGGTGGCGCTCCGCTTCGGTGTCGACGACCCCAGCCTGCCCCAGATCTCCGAGGTGGAACGGGATCTGCTGGGCACCTTCCTGCAGTTGCTGGACACCGAGAAGCTGCTGCTCGACTCCTCGCACCGCTCCTTCGTCAACATCGCCCGCCGCGTGCAGGCGATCGTCCACCAGCAGAACAAGGAACTCCGCGAGATGGAGGAGGACCACGGGCGCAACCCCGAGGTCTTCGACGACCTGCTGCGCATCGACCACGGCACCGCGCTGATCGGCCGCCTCGCCGACTCCATCGCGGTGCTCGGCGGCGGCCGCCCGGGCCGCAACTGGCCCAAGCCCGTGCCGCTGTTCAGCGTGATGCGCGGCGCGATGTCCCGCATCCTCGAGTACCGCCGCATCGAGCTGCACTCGATCGCCGAGGTCAACGTCAACGGCATCCACGTCGAACCGGTCATCCACGCGGTCGCCGAACTCCTCGACAACGCGACCCGCTATTCGCCGCCGAACAGCAAGGTGCACCTGACCGCGCTCAAGGTGCAGACCGGTGTCGCCATCGAGATCGAGGACTCCGGCGTCAGCTTCAGCGACGAGGCCCGCGGCAAGATGGAGGAACTGCTCCGGCAGGCCGCGGCCGGCACCGACCTCCAGGTCCTGGGCGAGGCCCCCCGGCTCGGCATCTCCGTCGTGGGCCGGCTCTCGAAGATGTACGACATGGCGATCGCGCTCCGGCAGTCCGCGTACGGCGGTGTCCGCGCGGTCGTCGTGGTGCCGAGCAACATGCTCACCAAGGACCCCGCGGCCTCCCTCGCCCACGGCATCGGCGCGAACTCCACCGCGACCATGGACACCGACGGGGTCGAGGGGCCCAATCGCAAGCCGAAGAAGCGCCGCCCGACCACCGGACCCCGCCTTCCCGAGCAGGGCGACGGGTCAAGGGAGGACGACGCCCCCCTGGTCACCGAGTGGACGCCCAACGGCCTGCCGCAGCGCCGCAGCCGGGTCAAGACCCCGCTCAGGGAGCGCTACGCCGAGGCCGCCCGGATCGCCGCCGAGGAAGAAGCGGCGGCGGAGGCCGCGGCCGCGGCGCCCTCCTGGGGCACCGTGCCCGCCGCCCCGAAGAAGCAGGAGAAGGAGAAGGAGCAGGAGAAGCCACCGGGGCATTGGGTCGAGGCGTTCTGGGAGGGCCTCAAGCGCGACCCGGACCCCAACGCGTTCACCGGCAAGAACCAGCCGGCCTCGGAGGCCGACGACGAGGGGGACCTCAAGTGA
- a CDS encoding roadblock/LC7 domain-containing protein, producing MIHQRDNFDWMLRDLADGVPGIQQIVVLSADGLRIARYGGNPDAADRVAAACAGLQSLATAVASEVPSSDGTMKMVLIEIDGGYFYLMSAGANAYLAVLANQIAEPGLMSNRMSDLVARIGAHLTSPPRRNGQTV from the coding sequence GTGATCCATCAGCGGGACAACTTCGACTGGATGCTCAGGGATCTCGCTGACGGCGTACCGGGTATCCAGCAGATCGTGGTGCTCTCCGCCGACGGACTGCGCATCGCACGCTACGGCGGCAACCCGGACGCCGCCGACCGCGTCGCCGCGGCCTGCGCGGGCCTGCAGAGTCTGGCCACGGCGGTCGCGAGCGAGGTTCCCAGCAGCGACGGCACGATGAAGATGGTCCTCATCGAGATCGACGGAGGCTACTTCTATCTGATGTCCGCCGGGGCCAACGCCTATCTCGCGGTCCTCGCCAACCAGATCGCGGAGCCCGGCCTCATGAGCAACCGCATGAGCGACCTCGTCGCCCGGATCGGTGCCCATCTGACCAGTCCGCCGAGGCGCAACGGGCAGACCGTATGA
- a CDS encoding DUF742 domain-containing protein — protein sequence MTPPQRRRRYPKEEFTEPPQERPPQAGEEDGEEEDPKNPGRLYLLTGGGEAGERAELDLVTLIVARADAPTPTTQPEQSALLRLCQAPLSVAELSAYLNLPFSVVTVLLTELLAAELVQARAPIVRSALPDRSLLEAVMHGLQKL from the coding sequence ATGACTCCTCCGCAACGCCGGCGGCGATACCCCAAAGAAGAGTTCACCGAGCCTCCCCAGGAGCGGCCTCCCCAAGCGGGTGAGGAAGACGGTGAGGAAGAGGACCCCAAGAACCCCGGGCGCCTGTATCTGCTCACCGGTGGGGGCGAGGCGGGCGAGCGGGCCGAGCTGGACCTGGTCACCTTAATCGTGGCGCGCGCCGACGCGCCGACGCCCACCACCCAGCCGGAGCAGTCGGCGCTGCTCCGGCTCTGCCAGGCCCCTCTGTCCGTGGCCGAGCTCTCGGCCTATCTCAATCTGCCGTTCAGCGTGGTGACCGTCCTGCTCACCGAGCTGCTGGCGGCCGAACTGGTACAGGCACGCGCCCCGATCGTCCGCTCGGCGCTGCCCGACCGTTCCCTCCTCGAAGCGGTGATGCATGGACTTCAAAAGCTCTGA
- a CDS encoding GTP-binding protein, giving the protein MDFKSSETITGPRAEDHLPHSAQAAVKIVIVGGFGVGKTTMVGAVSEIKPLTTEETMTQAGIGIDDNYGSETKTATTVAMDFGRISITEQLVLYLFGTPGQERFWFLWNGLFEGALGAVVLIDTRRLEVSFDVIGRLEERGVPFVVAINTFPDAPDYPIEELRTALDLPADIPIVQCDARRRASSRDVLMTLMHFLYSLTMSQARA; this is encoded by the coding sequence ATGGACTTCAAAAGCTCTGAGACGATCACCGGCCCGCGCGCCGAGGACCATCTGCCGCACTCGGCGCAAGCCGCCGTGAAGATCGTGATCGTGGGTGGGTTCGGAGTCGGCAAGACGACCATGGTGGGTGCCGTCAGCGAGATCAAGCCGCTGACCACCGAGGAGACCATGACGCAGGCCGGCATCGGCATCGACGACAACTACGGCTCGGAGACCAAGACCGCGACCACCGTCGCCATGGACTTCGGCCGCATCAGCATCACGGAACAACTGGTGCTCTACCTCTTCGGCACCCCTGGCCAGGAACGTTTCTGGTTCCTGTGGAACGGCCTCTTCGAAGGCGCGCTCGGCGCGGTCGTACTGATCGACACCCGCCGGCTGGAAGTCAGCTTCGATGTGATCGGCCGTCTGGAGGAGCGCGGTGTGCCGTTCGTCGTCGCCATAAACACCTTCCCGGACGCGCCCGACTATCCGATCGAGGAGCTGCGCACCGCGCTCGACCTGCCCGCGGACATCCCGATCGTGCAGTGCGACGCGCGCCGCCGGGCCTCCAGCCGGGACGTCCTGATGACGCTGATGCACTTCCTGTACTCGCTCACGATGAGCCAGGCCCGCGCCTGA